Genomic DNA from Blastocatellia bacterium:
CGGCTCCGGTAGGTTAGCAAAAAACACCCGGGGCCCGGGCAAAGCGTTCCCTTGAATTGTGCTGGGCGGATTCCCCTCAGGTGTGAAACCGTTGCGTTACCCTACCGGGTTCGTCTCGGCAATCGCATGGTCGTGCGACACGCGGAGACGAGGAATTCAGCTCCACTTGACGACGAGGCAACAGGATGGGTGTAAGAGGGGTGCGCTGGCAAGCTTGCCGCAAGGACGGTGATGGAAGAATTATGGCGACACCGGTCGAAGCGATTCCTTCCAGGACGGAGGAGCTGGTGGCGGCGATTGAGGAGCTGATGGCCAGGGTCGAGACTTCGGTCACCGAGGATGAAACGCCTGTGGATGATTTGTTCTCGGAAAAACAGCAGCGCCTTTTGGCGGAGCTACTCTACCGGCAGCTCTAAGAGCGTATCCCAAAACCCGTTAGGAGCGTCTCCAGACCGCGACTCATCTGCCTCTGGAGGGGCTCCTATCCTTGGGGGATAGGTTCTAAACCGTGGTTGCCCCTAATTGCACCAAATGTGTAGCACTGGTGAGATTAGTGAATGTTCGCGTGTATGTGCCTGGTGTCGCGGAAGAAGAACGGCTTTTCCCGGGAGCGCGGGTCTCCCGGACCTGCCTGGTCCAGCCAGCAACGAGCCCGCTGGAAGCGGGCGCTCCTGGCGGCGCGAAACAGGTAGGTTCGTGCAATGCTGATGCGCGTTTCGGTCATCTCAAATCCCCTAGACCCCCTGGCTCGGCACAATAACCGGTGATGGTGCTCAGCACAGGGACATGCGGGGACCTCTTCCCATACTGCCGGTCGTTCTCTGTTCCCTCCATCGTGATACAAACCTGATCCCTTTCTTTAAGGGATCGGTGTGGAAGTGGTGCGCAAACCCGGAATGCGCTGAAAGTGGCGGCGGTTTGTGGTGAGCAGCATTAGGTTATGGTGGAGACAGGTTGCGGCAATAAGCAGATCCATGTCGCCGATGAGCAGGTTACGCTGGCGCAACCGGGCGCGGTGTTTTTCAAAAGAGACGGCAGATGTCGTCAGTGATCGGTAGGGCCGTCTTGTCGGTGAGGAATGTGAGGAGCGGCTGTTCGGCAGCAGTCGGGTTGGTGGCACGGTAGACGCCCTCATACAACTCGGCCAGCGAGACGATACTGATGGCCAGTTGCGGTGCTCCGATCTTGAGGAGGGTTCGAGTGTAAGCTTTTGCGCCACGCAGGTGGCGGACGATCCAACCCGTATCCAGCAGGTGAGTCGGACTCATAGGCGCACCTGAGGGCGGGTCTGAAGGACCCGGTTCTGATACACCTCTCGCTCAAACACCTGACAATCGAGTAAGTCTTTCCACGCCCCCGCTGTGGCCGCCGTTGGATTCTCACCGGGTGGAATGCCTGATTGTGACCACTACCTCGTCACCCTCTCCTAGGTCCAGCGGCTCTAATGGTTCAAGACGACCTCGGTGATAGCGCGCCTTAATGGTTTTGATCATCCTTAACTCCACCTCCTCGGTCAGTGTAACAGTCTTCGCTTCAAGAAGCAACATAAGGGTATCTGACAGGGGATCAGCACTTGTGATGCGTGACCTTCTCAATCGGCAATTCACAATCAGTATGCGCCATTTCTTCTTCAATCCCGGATCGTGATCGGCACTTGCGCCCCGTCTCATCCTCGTGTGATTGACCGTTGCCCTGATTGGCCAAGGTTGTCGGACACGGTGCCGTTGCCGGGACCCTCACCTGATACGTGATCTGGATCACCGTTCCATCATCTAATCCGGTCGT
This window encodes:
- a CDS encoding type II toxin-antitoxin system VapC family toxin, with the translated sequence MSPTHLLDTGWIVRHLRGAKAYTRTLLKIGAPQLAISIVSLAELYEGVYRATNPTAAEQPLLTFLTDKTALPITDDICRLF